One Megasphaera elsdenii DSM 20460 genomic window carries:
- the nrdD gene encoding anaerobic ribonucleoside-triphosphate reductase, which produces MTNKKSFFNYLTPEQIQKKVDFINFYIGATNNASASLVDPNSNVSEKNMGTLKEEMYKFENIQVSRKIIKDKITEMFGDDLADQYEEDIESHLLYCHDETLAAFLPYCASVTMYPFLLNGTKCLGGTSKAPKNLQSFCGSFVNLVYQLATNWAGATATVEFLMYFDYFARKQYGDNYLSVARDRIAQELQGVVYALNQPAAARGK; this is translated from the coding sequence ATGACAAATAAAAAATCGTTCTTTAACTATCTTACACCGGAACAGATTCAGAAAAAGGTAGATTTCATTAATTTTTATATCGGGGCCACCAATAACGCATCGGCTTCCTTGGTAGACCCTAACTCCAATGTCTCTGAAAAGAATATGGGTACACTCAAGGAAGAGATGTATAAATTCGAGAACATCCAAGTCAGCCGCAAAATCATCAAAGACAAAATCACGGAAATGTTTGGAGATGATTTAGCCGACCAGTACGAGGAAGATATTGAAAGCCATCTTCTGTATTGCCATGATGAAACATTGGCCGCTTTTCTCCCTTATTGCGCTTCTGTCACGATGTATCCATTTTTGTTGAATGGGACGAAATGTTTGGGTGGTACAAGTAAAGCACCGAAGAATCTCCAATCTTTCTGCGGCTCGTTTGTTAATCTGGTGTACCAGCTGGCTACGAACTGGGCTGGAGCAACGGCGACCGTAGAATTCCTTATGTATTTTGACTATTTTGCCCGGAAACAGTATGGGGACAACTACCTTTCTGTAGCTAGAGACCGCATTGCCCAAGAGTTGCAAGGTGTTGTCTACGCTCTTAACCAACCAGCGGCGGCACGTGGTAAGTAA
- a CDS encoding DNA-methyltransferase codes for MINDNADIITGNCVDYINDVVSKAHNPIIVSDPPFNVGYHYGKYKDRMDDTEYYEMMGDIFSLCPSVIVHYPESLYKISFQMKVTPNRVVSWVYNSNTKRQHRDIAFFNIEPDFEKVRQPYKNPNDKRIKALISKGHKGAALYDWWNINQVKNVSKQKTGHPCQMPLKVMENVIGVLPDDVTIIDPFCGSGTTLVAAKKLNRKYVGIEIDENYVAIANERLSFDVA; via the coding sequence ATGATTAATGACAATGCGGATATTATTACTGGTAATTGTGTTGATTATATCAATGACGTTGTGTCGAAAGCACACAATCCGATAATCGTAAGCGATCCGCCATTCAATGTCGGGTATCACTACGGCAAATACAAAGACCGCATGGATGACACTGAATACTATGAAATGATGGGAGATATCTTTTCCCTTTGCCCGTCTGTAATCGTTCACTATCCTGAAAGTTTATATAAGATTTCGTTTCAGATGAAAGTTACTCCGAACAGGGTTGTTTCATGGGTATATAACTCGAACACTAAAAGGCAACACAGAGATATTGCATTTTTTAACATTGAGCCTGATTTTGAAAAAGTCAGACAGCCTTACAAGAACCCTAATGATAAACGTATAAAAGCGTTGATTTCCAAGGGGCATAAGGGGGCGGCTCTATACGATTGGTGGAATATCAACCAGGTCAAAAACGTATCTAAACAAAAGACTGGCCACCCTTGCCAAATGCCACTAAAGGTTATGGAAAATGTTATAGGCGTTCTTCCTGATGATGTTACGATCATCGACCCATTTTGTGGTAGCGGGACGACGTTAGTGGCGGCAAAAAAGCTGAACAGGAAATACGTTGGAATAGAAATAGACGAAAATTATGTAGCGATTGCTAATGAAAGGCTTTCGTTTGATGTGGCATAA
- a CDS encoding PDDEXK family nuclease, whose protein sequence is MKKLKNWQKSSPKLLKMNCEVRDNCLKKYDCDWCRDYEEYTPVDRSIKSPRQLAKKEEKKKKKKVKKLSDASKRGKANRRNGRKAERDIENLLKDMGLDAQRTPMSGALKAAHLIPQLKDHMSGDIRIQFKGKELIVECKRNIRSDRWYRLSATGIVHIDGFCYVLRKDLFEYLVNGLLDGKVHDVPDSRFKLLHKYFDQDNSDMVVVTRPYYEPLFFLKEDTYKLFGGK, encoded by the coding sequence ATGAAGAAATTGAAGAACTGGCAAAAATCATCGCCAAAGCTCTTAAAAATGAATTGTGAGGTGAGAGATAACTGTCTAAAGAAATATGATTGTGACTGGTGCCGGGACTACGAAGAGTACACCCCGGTTGACCGGTCCATCAAATCTCCTAGACAGCTAGCTAAGAAGGAAGAGAAGAAAAAGAAAAAGAAGGTCAAAAAATTAAGTGACGCCTCAAAGAGAGGCAAGGCAAACCGAAGAAACGGGAGAAAAGCGGAACGAGATATTGAAAACCTCCTAAAGGACATGGGGTTGGACGCACAAAGAACCCCGATGTCGGGAGCGTTAAAAGCGGCCCATTTGATTCCTCAGCTCAAAGACCATATGTCCGGCGATATCCGGATTCAATTCAAGGGGAAAGAGCTTATTGTGGAGTGTAAAAGGAACATAAGGAGCGACCGCTGGTACAGACTGTCGGCCACCGGTATTGTCCATATAGATGGGTTCTGCTATGTGCTTCGGAAAGACCTTTTTGAATATCTGGTAAATGGGCTCCTCGATGGGAAAGTACATGATGTTCCAGATAGTAGGTTCAAATTACTCCATAAGTATTTTGACCAAGACAATTCGGACATGGTAGTCGTAACAAGACCTTACTATGAACCACTATTCTTTTTGAAAGAAGATACATACAAATTGTTTGGAGGCAAATAA
- the dut gene encoding dUTP diphosphatase, with amino-acid sequence MKKKRGFEVISSYAKKGIHIPERKTSRSSGYDLEAAKDTVIQPHDLTRVYTGIKVYMPEDEYLLISIRSSLAFKKGLILANGPAIIDSDYYNNEDNEGHLIIGIYNPGDNPVLIKKGDRIAQGIFMKYKTTDDDTATGKRVGGIGSTGK; translated from the coding sequence ATGAAGAAAAAAAGAGGATTCGAAGTTATTTCTAGTTACGCAAAGAAAGGTATCCATATTCCCGAACGTAAAACCTCCAGAAGTTCTGGATATGATTTAGAAGCCGCTAAAGATACGGTTATCCAGCCTCATGATTTAACACGAGTGTATACAGGTATTAAAGTTTATATGCCTGAGGACGAATACCTTTTAATTTCCATTCGTTCCAGCCTGGCCTTTAAAAAGGGCCTTATCTTGGCAAACGGCCCAGCAATCATTGATAGTGACTACTACAACAACGAAGACAATGAAGGTCATTTGATTATTGGTATTTACAATCCCGGTGACAACCCTGTGTTAATTAAAAAGGGGGACCGCATCGCTCAAGGTATTTTCATGAAGTATAAAACGACGGACGACGACACGGCTACAGGAAAACGTGTTGGTGGTATCGGAAGTACGGGCAAATAA
- a CDS encoding DUF3310 domain-containing protein, with translation MKQQVDLAEGIPKPEWYGEHYEGDVQPIELMQAQFNTEEFTGGLLFNIIKYASRFGKKDEPIKDAKKILRYAEWLVDHCEGKKVDPRKD, from the coding sequence ATGAAACAGCAAGTTGATTTAGCAGAAGGGATTCCGAAACCGGAGTGGTACGGGGAACATTATGAAGGTGATGTTCAGCCTATCGAGCTTATGCAGGCTCAGTTCAACACCGAAGAGTTCACCGGTGGGCTTCTGTTTAATATCATCAAGTACGCGTCCCGGTTTGGTAAGAAAGATGAACCGATTAAGGATGCCAAGAAGATTCTCCGGTATGCAGAATGGCTCGTAGACCATTGCGAGGGGAAAAAAGTAGACCCTAGAAAGGACTAG
- a CDS encoding IS3 family transposase produces the protein MTIAIYRSVQEEAENAHQAERRFSVSGVLSELDVSSSGYYDWAARKPSKQAQHRKEMKKKIQTIYDDSKQIYGAPKIAQVMQQNGDSISERTVGVYMRQMGIQACWVKHYTVTTRNSDFDVALVNILQECFNPEEPDQVWCSDITYIWTAEGFVYLESIMDLFSRKIIAWNLARNLDVAGIVKMLQEAKQCRKPGQLLVIHSDRGCQYVSQAYIRETSQMRRSYSKKGYPWDNACIESFHSLIKREWLNRFKIQNYQQAYLLVFEYINTFYNTVRIHSHCNYMSPDDYEKLYADFQKHNMRLGI, from the coding sequence ATGACCATTGCCATCTATCGCAGTGTCCAGGAAGAAGCCGAAAATGCCCATCAGGCAGAACGTCGTTTTTCGGTGTCCGGAGTGCTTTCTGAACTCGACGTTTCTTCTTCAGGATATTATGACTGGGCGGCGCGCAAACCATCGAAACAGGCCCAGCACCGCAAGGAGATGAAGAAAAAGATTCAAACTATCTACGACGATTCCAAGCAGATTTACGGAGCCCCGAAGATTGCCCAAGTTATGCAGCAGAACGGGGACAGTATCTCTGAACGCACAGTTGGCGTATACATGCGGCAAATGGGCATTCAGGCCTGCTGGGTAAAGCATTACACCGTAACGACCCGTAACAGTGACTTTGACGTGGCGCTGGTGAATATCCTTCAGGAATGCTTCAATCCTGAAGAACCGGATCAAGTATGGTGCAGCGACATCACCTATATCTGGACAGCTGAAGGTTTCGTCTATTTGGAAAGCATTATGGATTTGTTCTCCAGGAAAATCATCGCCTGGAATCTGGCCCGTAATCTGGACGTCGCCGGCATCGTCAAGATGCTGCAGGAAGCCAAACAATGCCGGAAACCCGGACAGCTGTTGGTTATCCATTCGGACCGTGGCTGCCAGTATGTTTCGCAGGCATATATTCGGGAGACATCCCAAATGCGCCGCAGCTATTCGAAGAAAGGCTATCCATGGGACAATGCCTGCATCGAATCCTTCCACTCCCTGATTAAACGGGAATGGCTCAATCGCTTCAAGATTCAAAATTATCAGCAAGCGTACTTGTTGGTGTTTGAATACATCAATACCTTTTACAACACCGTACGCATTCATAGCCATTGCAACTACATGTCACCGGATGACTATGAAAAGCTGTATGCTGATTTCCAGAAACATAATATGCGTCTGGGAATCTAA
- a CDS encoding 4Fe-4S cluster-binding domain-containing protein: MNSFNPMDVSNCKLPVVNKGITLTEIPNRISVFFEIGNCTCHCDGCHSPELWDTNYTIPNMTVQEIVDYVDEQYKLGANAVVLMGGMNNKDVSKDVFTILLLELSTRQVGIYVGSDDLKWLPLLPVRWIKAGGYEKDKGGLDSPTTNQRFYEYDPTNRVWEDKTKEYFQRSDNNEEENL; encoded by the coding sequence ATGAATTCTTTCAATCCAATGGATGTTTCTAATTGTAAACTACCGGTTGTAAATAAAGGAATTACCCTTACAGAGATACCTAATCGTATCTCTGTATTTTTTGAAATCGGCAACTGTACCTGTCATTGTGATGGGTGTCACAGTCCAGAGCTTTGGGACACTAACTACACAATACCGAATATGACGGTTCAGGAAATCGTTGATTATGTCGATGAACAGTACAAGCTCGGAGCAAATGCCGTAGTTCTCATGGGCGGGATGAATAATAAAGATGTTTCAAAGGATGTATTTACTATTTTATTACTTGAACTGTCTACTAGACAAGTTGGTATTTACGTTGGTTCAGATGATTTAAAGTGGTTGCCATTGCTTCCGGTTAGATGGATAAAAGCTGGTGGGTATGAGAAAGACAAAGGAGGGCTTGATTCTCCGACAACGAACCAGCGGTTCTATGAATATGATCCCACTAATCGGGTGTGGGAGGATAAAACCAAAGAATATTTCCAGAGGAGTGATAATAATGAAGAAGAAAATCTGTAA
- a CDS encoding transposase, which produces MAKFNKEFKINAVKYYHEHRELGLVGCATNLGIAPQTLSRWQKQLKDNGEMPYRGSGNYASDEAKEIARLQRELRDAKDALNVLKKAISILDK; this is translated from the coding sequence ATGGCAAAATTCAACAAAGAATTCAAAATCAACGCAGTTAAATATTATCATGAACATCGGGAACTCGGCTTGGTTGGCTGTGCTACGAATCTAGGTATTGCTCCACAAACCTTGTCCCGTTGGCAAAAGCAGCTGAAGGACAATGGCGAAATGCCTTATCGTGGTTCCGGCAACTATGCTTCGGATGAAGCTAAGGAAATCGCCCGTCTGCAGCGTGAACTGCGGGATGCGAAGGATGCGTTGAATGTCCTAAAAAAAGCTATCAGCATTCTGGACAAATGA
- a CDS encoding transglycosylase SLT domain-containing protein gives MAGYASYIVDAANQYGIDPNIALAIAARETGGDDVNAINMADGGGLMQITDGSAADYGVNDLYPDWATDPQQNALGGMLILKKKIDEQGGDVWAGVRAYNGAGPMADQYLAQVQQNYNNLGGSGKGTFNFQAKDAQNRPFLNILTHLRTSDPNEPFDYKSISEIMAQSNPDVRNAIDAQKLTSRDYVNDTNFMSPDVAKLVRPTSQTLMQNRIDEIKDNMGQQMLQDNLRKGISAINLINKSNNVDNKGMYSGLMKSIGIDVPSNVDQYANSGDMLDSMIQDAENDRKYNMQVQKAQFAQQQRTAQQGLLQDKLNHMNKMYSMMGGA, from the coding sequence ATGGCAGGATATGCAAGTTACATCGTAGATGCAGCCAATCAATATGGGATAGACCCGAATATTGCTCTTGCTATCGCTGCTCGTGAAACTGGTGGCGACGACGTAAACGCAATCAATATGGCTGACGGTGGCGGTTTAATGCAGATTACCGACGGTTCAGCCGCAGACTATGGGGTTAATGACTTATACCCTGACTGGGCCACGGACCCCCAACAGAACGCCTTAGGTGGTATGCTCATTCTAAAGAAAAAAATTGATGAACAAGGTGGGGACGTATGGGCTGGGGTTAGAGCTTATAACGGAGCTGGCCCGATGGCTGACCAGTATTTGGCTCAGGTACAGCAGAACTATAACAATCTGGGTGGTTCAGGAAAGGGTACGTTTAACTTTCAAGCAAAAGATGCGCAGAATCGTCCTTTCTTAAATATCCTGACACACTTGCGAACGAGCGACCCAAACGAGCCTTTTGACTACAAAAGCATCTCTGAAATCATGGCTCAGTCTAATCCAGATGTGCGGAACGCTATTGATGCCCAAAAGCTGACAAGTCGGGATTATGTCAACGATACGAACTTTATGAGTCCAGACGTAGCCAAGCTGGTTAGGCCGACATCTCAGACTTTGATGCAGAACCGTATCGATGAAATCAAGGATAACATGGGTCAGCAGATGCTCCAGGATAATTTACGAAAGGGAATCAGTGCTATCAACCTAATTAATAAAAGTAACAACGTAGACAATAAAGGGATGTACTCTGGGTTAATGAAATCTATTGGCATTGATGTTCCCAGTAACGTCGACCAATACGCTAATAGCGGGGATATGCTCGATAGCATGATACAGGACGCAGAGAACGACCGGAAATATAATATGCAGGTACAGAAAGCGCAATTCGCACAACAGCAAAGAACAGCCCAGCAGGGGCTTTTACAGGATAAATTGAATCACATGAATAAAATGTATTCCATGATGGGAGGTGCATGA
- the nrdD gene encoding anaerobic ribonucleoside-triphosphate reductase, producing MFDKYYFDSIFGGFRFPDGTQPDYDSLSRLQKFFMEWFRKERKKELLTYPVLTAAVLLDEDKKPKDGDFAWFLAEEMSKGLSFFIYESQSADSLASCCFDANQRVLVRNEDGVKLIRIGDFKPMSNLTIFFDGSWVKGSFVKATPTDKMYRIVTSNKKEVFCTSNHIFPTMDGDKRADEITTDDWLMFNDRAYKEGSGEYKDGFLIGMYLGDGSIYEREKCNSVEVTLSLNEDKVKKCIEYLPGWHLYSSKNNVIFAKTTDKNIAEFIKYWVKGSRCNTKELNMDVCNKSLDFRRGILDGFYATDGGNSNRIYTTSKKLAEQMEAMLTTMGIQTILDVSDRTNEKVVVRGEEFTRNFPLYCIRWYEPKNKRSMGDVYKITINGTFFKVSEVQEITNYDEPVYCFNMADGKEPYFTLANGIQTHNCRLRNELADNTFSYTLGAGGVSTGSFRVITINMNRYVQQYESKLPFGDLISRIHKYLAAHRAVIKHYIELGMLPAYTAQFINFDTQFGTIGINGMLEAMEYKGFSPTVDKETYQQAVSKYLKAIYDLNKADMVVYGFRFNTEFVPKMRGHIAA from the coding sequence GTGTTCGATAAATATTACTTCGATAGTATCTTCGGTGGTTTCCGTTTCCCCGATGGCACTCAGCCAGATTACGATAGTTTGAGCCGGTTACAGAAATTCTTTATGGAATGGTTCCGAAAAGAGCGAAAGAAAGAACTCCTCACTTATCCGGTACTTACTGCCGCTGTATTACTGGACGAGGACAAGAAACCGAAAGATGGGGATTTCGCGTGGTTCCTTGCCGAGGAAATGTCTAAAGGATTGTCCTTCTTCATCTATGAATCTCAGAGTGCAGACTCTCTTGCGTCGTGCTGTTTTGACGCTAATCAACGAGTATTAGTACGTAACGAAGATGGCGTTAAACTTATCCGAATTGGTGATTTTAAACCAATGAGCAATTTAACTATATTCTTCGATGGGAGTTGGGTAAAAGGTAGTTTTGTGAAAGCAACTCCTACCGATAAAATGTATCGAATTGTAACGTCCAATAAAAAAGAAGTTTTTTGCACATCTAATCACATTTTCCCAACGATGGATGGAGATAAAAGGGCAGATGAAATTACTACTGACGACTGGCTTATGTTCAACGATAGAGCTTATAAAGAAGGCAGTGGGGAGTATAAAGATGGATTCCTTATTGGAATGTATTTGGGAGACGGTTCTATTTACGAACGGGAAAAATGTAATTCTGTCGAAGTTACCCTCTCACTGAATGAGGATAAGGTTAAGAAATGTATTGAATACCTACCCGGTTGGCATTTATACAGCTCTAAAAATAACGTTATATTTGCCAAGACAACTGACAAGAACATTGCTGAATTTATTAAATACTGGGTTAAGGGAAGTAGATGCAACACCAAAGAGCTTAATATGGATGTTTGTAATAAAAGCTTAGATTTTCGTCGGGGTATTCTTGATGGATTTTACGCAACCGACGGAGGAAATAGCAACAGAATTTATACAACATCTAAAAAACTAGCAGAACAAATGGAAGCTATGCTTACCACAATGGGTATCCAGACTATCTTGGATGTAAGCGATAGGACTAACGAAAAGGTTGTCGTTCGCGGGGAAGAGTTTACTCGCAATTTCCCTTTGTATTGCATCCGTTGGTATGAACCTAAAAATAAACGCTCTATGGGTGATGTATATAAAATAACAATTAACGGAACTTTCTTTAAAGTATCCGAGGTTCAGGAAATAACGAACTACGATGAACCTGTATATTGCTTTAATATGGCAGATGGCAAGGAACCATATTTCACATTGGCTAATGGTATTCAGACGCATAACTGTCGACTCCGCAACGAACTGGCCGACAACACATTTTCCTATACGTTAGGCGCTGGTGGTGTATCTACTGGTTCTTTCCGAGTTATTACCATCAACATGAACCGATATGTTCAGCAGTATGAAAGTAAGTTGCCATTTGGTGATTTGATTAGTCGTATCCATAAATACCTCGCCGCTCATCGAGCTGTAATCAAACATTACATCGAGCTGGGTATGTTACCGGCTTATACGGCGCAGTTCATTAACTTTGATACACAGTTCGGGACTATTGGTATCAACGGTATGTTGGAAGCTATGGAATATAAAGGCTTCTCCCCGACAGTAGATAAAGAAACATATCAGCAAGCAGTATCCAAATACCTTAAAGCGATTTACGACCTCAATAAGGCGGACATGGTTGTATATGGGTTCCGGTTTAACACCGAGTTCGTGCCTAAAATGCGTGGGCACATAGCGGCATAA
- a CDS encoding pyocin knob domain-containing protein, with protein MDSKKESFADTYTFLRLYQIGEVRQIETIEVILPKEKELVELSTGLKGETGVSITDFVLNEDGTTITTFDNGEKREAKLTSFVKVKEEADKAQKSAEAAYTSMVAAQDSERKASVSEINTKSSEQASKLSETNARKSEESAASSAATATGQASSARTSASNASVSEANSKASEKAASVSASNAKASADTASTQASASASSATSAKNSATSASQSASSASSSASSASNSASSAASSAASASDSKDKASEYKTSASGSATAAASSASSASTSATNAKAAMNTANTAASSASTSATSASTSASNASKSEVAAKSAQAEAEKARDEANSALAKISGALKYMGQVDNYNDLPSTGNSKGDTWNVVNADLSHHIKAGDNVAWNGTEWDDLSGVVDLSAYAEKTDYQKAITSATANGATITFNHKDGTTSTATVNNVASATAATNDAKGQKIDTTYEKISDASNVHASLQNSINTKLDKTGTAVSATKLSTARTIQINLASTTATAFDGSANITPGVTGTLSVSNGGTGSNSLANIIVGRATSDDHGNNIANTYLKKASALGKNNLNTITAEGIYYQNGNDASNVTDSNYPCNRAGSLIVTTNYADGDSGCSQIYIPYDNNTIYIRHHMARSGIWSSWSNLATTDSNVNSANKLATARTISLTGNATGSASFDGSGDISISTTVNESKHAAAADIAKTLQLVEGDRSTSQATFNWIGKDGQPAWLWGGNGMNNMYVYNPSNFYVARAKSADTATKANQDASGNVITDTYAKKTYVDERIAALEDAVNTLKKGATTTNG; from the coding sequence ATGGACTCGAAAAAAGAATCCTTTGCGGATACTTATACGTTTCTCCGTCTGTATCAAATCGGTGAGGTGAGACAAATAGAAACAATCGAAGTTATTCTCCCTAAAGAGAAGGAGTTAGTTGAACTGAGTACCGGTTTAAAAGGAGAAACCGGGGTTAGTATTACAGACTTTGTTCTAAACGAAGATGGGACGACGATAACCACTTTTGATAACGGAGAAAAGAGGGAAGCCAAACTAACCAGCTTTGTTAAGGTAAAAGAGGAAGCTGATAAAGCTCAGAAGAGTGCAGAGGCAGCTTACACGTCTATGGTGGCGGCGCAGGACTCCGAACGAAAAGCATCCGTCAGTGAGATTAACACCAAATCCTCTGAGCAAGCTTCTAAATTAAGTGAAACCAATGCCCGAAAAAGCGAAGAAAGTGCGGCATCATCTGCGGCAACAGCCACTGGGCAAGCCTCTAGTGCCAGAACTTCTGCGTCTAATGCTTCTGTGAGTGAGGCTAACTCAAAAGCCTCTGAGAAAGCGGCTTCAGTCTCCGCATCCAATGCAAAGGCAAGTGCCGATACCGCTTCCACTCAAGCATCAGCCTCGGCCTCTAGTGCGACTAGTGCAAAAAATTCAGCCACGTCTGCTAGTCAATCAGCTTCCAGTGCCTCTTCTAGTGCCTCCTCCGCAAGCAATAGTGCATCTTCGGCAGCTAGTAGCGCGGCTTCTGCTAGCGATTCAAAAGATAAAGCTTCTGAATATAAGACATCGGCAAGTGGTAGTGCCACAGCGGCGGCTTCTTCGGCATCTTCTGCTAGCACATCGGCCACAAATGCTAAAGCGGCCATGAACACTGCTAATACAGCGGCATCTTCTGCAAGCACATCGGCTACGAGTGCAAGTACTTCTGCTAGTAATGCCTCTAAGTCGGAGGTAGCCGCCAAGTCTGCTCAGGCTGAAGCAGAAAAAGCTAGAGACGAAGCAAATAGTGCTCTTGCGAAAATCTCTGGTGCCCTCAAATATATGGGGCAGGTAGATAACTATAACGACTTACCTTCCACTGGTAATTCTAAAGGGGATACTTGGAATGTAGTCAATGCCGACCTCTCGCACCATATCAAAGCCGGAGATAATGTGGCATGGAATGGGACAGAGTGGGATGACTTATCTGGGGTAGTAGATTTATCGGCTTATGCAGAAAAAACTGACTATCAGAAAGCAATCACTTCGGCCACAGCCAATGGAGCCACGATTACCTTTAATCACAAAGATGGTACAACTTCTACAGCTACGGTCAACAATGTGGCTTCTGCCACAGCGGCTACAAATGATGCCAAAGGACAGAAAATTGATACCACTTACGAAAAGATTTCCGATGCTTCTAACGTCCACGCATCTTTGCAGAATAGTATTAATACCAAGTTAGATAAAACGGGAACTGCTGTTTCTGCAACAAAGCTAAGTACAGCCAGAACAATTCAAATTAACCTTGCAAGCACAACAGCAACCGCTTTTGACGGAAGCGCTAATATTACTCCGGGAGTTACTGGAACATTATCAGTCAGTAATGGCGGTACCGGTTCAAATTCATTAGCTAATATTATAGTTGGTAGAGCGACATCTGATGATCATGGCAATAATATTGCTAACACATATCTAAAAAAGGCTTCTGCATTAGGAAAGAATAATTTAAATACAATTACAGCTGAAGGCATTTATTATCAGAACGGTAACGATGCTTCTAACGTAACGGATTCTAACTACCCATGTAATAGAGCAGGTTCTTTAATAGTAACTACTAATTATGCTGACGGTGATAGTGGATGCTCTCAAATTTATATTCCATATGATAATAATACTATATATATTAGACATCATATGGCAAGAAGTGGTATATGGTCTTCCTGGTCTAATTTAGCGACTACTGACAGTAATGTAAATAGTGCTAATAAATTAGCTACAGCTAGAACGATAAGCCTAACGGGCAACGCGACTGGTTCTGCTAGTTTTGACGGTAGTGGAGACATTAGTATTAGTACTACTGTTAATGAAAGTAAGCACGCGGCGGCGGCGGATATAGCAAAGACGTTGCAGTTAGTAGAAGGCGACAGATCAACGAGTCAGGCTACGTTTAACTGGATTGGAAAGGACGGACAGCCGGCGTGGCTATGGGGCGGTAACGGCATGAACAATATGTATGTCTACAACCCGTCAAATTTCTACGTCGCGAGAGCTAAAAGTGCGGATACGGCTACGAAAGCTAATCAGGATGCTTCCGGGAATGTTATCACAGATACCTATGCTAAAAAAACATATGTAGATGAACGTATTGCAGCTCTTGAGGATGCTGTCAACACCTTAAAGAAAGGAGCGACTACTACAAATGGCTAA
- a CDS encoding GH25 family lysozyme gives MSENQSFIDWDALQEAGVEFVIVRAGYGQGHEDSKFKEYATEALNRGFKVGAYWFSYALDVDQARKEGEYCRDIIGNWGGLLELPVFFDQEYSSWRENNGWDSDSATAMCDAFADALNLNTGVYANYDWFTNVLDYDYLKGKYSIWLAQYDNSPSLECDIWQYSDSEQYGANQLDSNISYMEA, from the coding sequence ATTTCTGAAAATCAGAGTTTTATTGATTGGGACGCATTGCAAGAGGCTGGTGTTGAGTTTGTCATTGTTCGTGCTGGCTACGGTCAGGGACATGAAGATTCCAAGTTTAAGGAATATGCCACGGAAGCTCTTAACCGAGGCTTCAAAGTCGGAGCATATTGGTTCAGTTATGCACTGGACGTAGACCAAGCTCGAAAGGAAGGGGAATACTGCCGTGACATTATCGGGAATTGGGGAGGCTTGCTTGAACTTCCTGTCTTCTTTGACCAAGAGTATAGTAGCTGGCGTGAAAATAATGGTTGGGATTCTGATTCTGCCACTGCTATGTGCGATGCTTTTGCTGATGCTCTCAATCTTAATACCGGTGTTTATGCTAACTATGATTGGTTTACTAATGTCTTGGATTATGATTACTTGAAAGGGAAATATTCTATCTGGCTGGCTCAGTACGACAACTCCCCGTCCCTTGAATGTGATATCTGGCAGTACAGCGACTCGGAACAGTATGGGGCAAATCAGTTAGATTCCAATATTTCTTATATGGAGGCATGA
- a CDS encoding thioredoxin domain-containing protein, which yields MKKKICKFYIDNCFHCNRISGTFAKLAEKYKNEIDFENKRVESSLMEKKYNLHIYPTVVVYDGDKEIDRIEGVIPPEVLKDFVEEAL from the coding sequence ATGAAGAAGAAAATCTGTAAGTTCTATATTGACAACTGTTTCCATTGCAATCGAATCAGCGGCACATTCGCAAAGCTGGCTGAAAAGTATAAAAACGAGATTGATTTTGAGAATAAAAGGGTAGAATCCTCCCTAATGGAGAAAAAATACAATCTGCACATTTACCCGACAGTTGTTGTCTATGATGGCGATAAAGAGATTGACCGGATTGAGGGGGTTATTCCACCGGAAGTATTAAAAGATTTTGTTGAGGAGGCTCTTTGA